The region TTGCGGCCTTGGTCGTCTCGATGCAGGATTTGACCGTCTGGTGTGGCAGGCCATACACAAGATCGAAATTGATGCTATCGACGCCCGCCCGACGCAGGTGAGAAACCGCCTGCATCGTCTGTTCAATGTTTTGGATACGGTTGATCGCCTTCTGCACCACTGGATCGAAGGTCTGCACTCCGACGCTTGCTCGGTGTATCCCCGCTTCTCCGAGAACCGTCGCCATCTCTTGATCTAGCGTCCTCGGATCGATTTCCAACGCGATTTGGGTGGAATCGGTGAAACCGAAATGCTCATGCAGAAGCTCAATCAGCCCTAGCAATTTTTTCGGCCCCATGATTGTTGGCGTTCCCCCACCGAAATGTAGGTGGTCGATATTGATCGGCGCTTTCGTCCTTGCAGATACAAGGCATATCTCCTCGCGCAGCATTTGCAGATAGTCGACGATCGGTCGGTCGCCGCGCGTGATCGTCGTGTGACAGCCGCAGTACCAGCACATCGACCGACAAAACGGTATGTGCACGTAAAGCGATGCCGCCTTCTCCAGCGGGACGGCGGTAAGCCAGTCGCCATAGGTGCTGTCATCAACATCGGGTGTGAAGCACGGCGATGTCGGGTAGCTCGTGTAGCGGGGCAGGCGCTCCTCGCCATATTTTACAATAAGAGCCGATTGCATTCGAAATCCTTCTACAGAGAGCGGTTGGGAATGCGTGGCATCTTAGGCACGCGCTTTGCATAGCTCTTTGATCGACAACAAAAAGTGTTTCGGACTTCTCTTGATTTATGTTCTGCGGTCGTACGCCGACCCACATGCGAATGATGATGGGAGCCGCGGTTAGTCAATGAAGAGCGTTCGGCTCAATCTTGCTCTGACAGTCGAGAGGCTCGGCATGGCGACAGCACCTAATCCTCTGGTGGATGACGGAGTGCGTTCACAAAGCGTTGGTAGGACCACGCGAATCGGTAAGATGTTCGTCAGGTGGCGAGGCAAACCGATCGCCGGCTATATTATCGTGGCGGCACCGTTAGGCGTTCTCGCACTGAGATTGGCCCTATCGCAGTTCATCAGCGACAACCTAACTCTATTGTCGTTTACTCCCGCTATTCTGATCGTCGCAATGGTCGGCGGCTTGAAACCGATTGTTCTTTCCGCGGGCGCGTCGCTTGCCTCGGCTGTGTTTGTTCAGCGACTACACGATGCCGCCGATCCGACTGTTGTCGAATTGGTTTTCTTCGGCGCATCGGTGCTGCTGATTGCTTGCATGGGAGAGGCGCTGCAGGCGACGAGACACGCCATCGTCAAGTTTGAGACTGTCGTCACAGCCCGCGATGTGCATCTGAGATCGATATTGGACACAGTGCCCGACGCTGCGGTGGTCAGTACTAGCGATGGCACGATTGTTTCCTTCAACACCGCCGCCATCCGGCAGTTCGGGTATGCAGAACAGGAAGTCATCGGCGAGAACCTGCGAATATTAATGCCCGAACCTCATCGAGGCGACCACGACGGCTATATGCAACGGTACCTTAAAACCGGCGAGAAGCGCATCATCGGCATCGATCGCGTCGTCGTCGGGCGAAGAAATGATGGATCGACCTTTCCCTTGGAGCTCACCGTGGGCGAGATGGAATCGGGCGGTGAACGGTTTTTCACCGGCTTCATAAGAGATCTGACGGAGCGAGAAGAATCTGCCGCCCGCCTCGAAGGCATCCAGGCGGAATTGGCGAGATTGGCCCGTTTGGGCGAAATGGGCGAAATGGCATCTATCCTTGCGCACGAGCTGAACCAGCCTCTGTCGGCGATCGCAAATTACGCTTGTGGGTGCACGAGGCTCTTGCGCGACAGGAACAACACCGTCGCAACGGAGATGCGAGATGCTCTACAGGAGATCGCAAGTCAGTCCCTTCGGGCGGGACAGATCATCAAACATCTCAAGGGGCTTATCACGAAAGGCGAAACGGAAAGGGCACCCGAAGACATTCGCAAAGTGGTGAAGGAAGCAGGCGCGCTGGCGCTTGTCGGTTGCCGCGAAAACGGCGTCAGGACTGTATTCGAATACGTGCCCGGCGCTGAGATGGTGATGGTCGATCGTGTTCAGGTCGAGCAGGTCCTCATCAATTTGATGCGAAACGCCATAGAGGCAATGCGCCACGTCGAGCATCGCGAGCTCACGATCCGCACGATGCCAACCGAAGCGGGCGAAGTCGCCGTCATCGTGGAAGACACCGGCGGAGGCATTCCGGAAGAAATTGCCGCGGAGCTCTTCAAGCCGTTCGTCACGACCAAGGCGAGTGGGATGGGGATCGGCCTTTCGATCTCGAAACGTATTGTCGAAGCCCATGGAGGTGAAATGACAGTCTCAAAAAACGCTGCTGGTGGAGCCGCCTTCCAGTTCACGCTTCCCGCCTATGTGGAAGGAAAAACGGATGAAACCAACTGACTTTACGATTCATATCGTCGACGACGAGGAGCCGATGCGCAAATCGTTCGTCTTCATACTGGCCATGAACGGCTATGCCGTTAAGGCGCATCAATCGGCCATCTCGTTTCTTTCCTTCGCCCCGCACGTCCACAGGGGAATTCTTATCACTGACCTCAGGATGCCCGAGATGTCAGGTCTTGATCTCATCCGCCAACTTGGCGTGAAAAAGATCCCCATTCCTTCCATCGTGGTCACCGGACATGGCGATGTGCCGGTGGCGGTCGAAGCCATGAAAGCGGGTGCACTCGACTTCATAGAGAAACCTTTCGAGGACAGCGTGATAATAGAGGCGATCGAACGAGCCTCAGAGCGTTTGCGCGGCCCTGATGCTAATGTCGACGAGATCGCCTCCATTCAAGCACGCGTCCGAACCCTGAGCAAAAGGGAGCGCCAGGTGCTCTTTGCTGTGGTGGCCGGCTGTCCGAACAAATCGATCGCACATGACCTCGACATCAGCCGTCGTACGGTGGACGTTCATCGCGCCAGCGTCATGTCGAAAATGAAAGCAAAAAACCTTCCGCATCTTGTCCGCATGGCTCTCGCTGTCGACTTCGAGCCGTCTTCGCGGCCTTGATCTCGCCGTACGCGGCATTCTAGCGCAAGCCATTAATGCAAAACGGAATGACAATGCTCGATCTCCAGGGAACCGTTGGGATCTCCGGTGATCTCTGCCCTTGGCCCGTGCGCTTAAAGTTGAAGGACTATTCACCTAGGTCCTGCGATGTCTCGGACGGAGAAACTCCTCGAAAAAAGCGCGTCATGCGACCGGACGTCAGCATGAGATCGAGCCAGTCGCGCGGAATTTCTGCAGAAACTGCGGTGACATGCCATCTGCTTATCGATTGAGCGCCCGCAGTGGCGGCCAGGCTGCCCTGGTCCTTCCGACCAAATCGATCAGCAGCACGATCTCAGGACGGTTGTGAGCGGCCGCTTCCAATGACGAACAGGTCTTAAAGCGGATATGGATAAAGTGGCAATGAGACCGTCCAGCGTTGCGCCTAAGTAATTTTTCTTAGTGATGAAACCGAATTTATTACCGTGATAAGAACCGGCAATCTCCCCCGGACGATGGGGGATATGAGATGCATGCCAATGTTAAGACCGCAGTACCGAGTTGCGCGATGCCCGCGAAAATCGTCAGGGCGCAAATACCGAGAGCACACTCGATCGTGACGTGTCAGCGTGGCGAACAGATATACGCAGAAGGCGACGCCACGGATAAATGTTTTCAGGTTTCTGCTGGAGCTGTTCGGGTATCCCGCGTCTTCGCGAACGGAGGTCGCCAGGTCGTTTCCTTCCATCTTGCGGGGGAAATGTTCGGCTTCGAAGCTGGCCCTCAGCATCGGTTTTTTGCCGAAGCCATCGCCGAGACAAGAATGGCGGTGTTTGAGCGAGGCCCTGTCCAGCAGCATTTGCCGGAACTTCTGGCGCTTGCGGTAGACGGCATGGAGCGTGCTCAGGAACACCTGGTGGTTATCGGACGGCAGTCTGCCATTGAGCGGGTCGCTTTATTTTTGACAGATCTCTCCAACCGCTTGGGAGGCACTCGGCAGCTAACACTCGCCATGTCGCGGCAGGATATTGCCGACTATCTCGCCCTGACAATCGAGACGGTTTCGCGCGCCATAACCGAATTGAGGGAGCGTAGCGTCATCGCCCTGCGACATGCGAGGATAGTCTACATTATGAACCCCGATGCTCTTCGTTCGCTCTGTGGAGATGCCGCCTCGCCATCTGAGCCTGCACGAGCCGGTTGATCAGTGCAATGCAGCCGCGTTGCAGGTCGCAGCAGCAGCAGGTGGTTGTCTTCCATCCTGTGTGCCACCATTTCGTCTTGGACATGGTTCGGCGGACGCGCATCAGCTGATTTCATTCTCGGATACGTTCACCTGGATCATGTTGCCGGGCTATGTGCCAAAAGCGACAGCACCTCCGGTCAGGCCCGCTCCTGCGGCTGTCAGTAGCAGCTTTTCCCCCGAAACGAACGGCTTGGCCCGATGCGATACTGACAGGGAGAGCGCGATCGTCGCGGCGGAAGAATTTCCATAGGTTTCGATCGTCCGCACAGTTTTTCCCGGATCGATCCCAAGCCTGTCGGTAACGGCGTCGAAAATGCGGGCGTTAGCCTGATGCGGCACGAAGCGGTCGATCGTTGCCGCATCCAGATGGGCGGCAGCGAGCGCGCGGGCGCCGCTGGTCGCCATCATGTCCACCGCTTGCGTGAACATTTCGCGACCGTCGCGCATCGTC is a window of Rhizobium jaguaris DNA encoding:
- the fixJ gene encoding response regulator FixJ, whose protein sequence is MKPTDFTIHIVDDEEPMRKSFVFILAMNGYAVKAHQSAISFLSFAPHVHRGILITDLRMPEMSGLDLIRQLGVKKIPIPSIVVTGHGDVPVAVEAMKAGALDFIEKPFEDSVIIEAIERASERLRGPDANVDEIASIQARVRTLSKRERQVLFAVVAGCPNKSIAHDLDISRRTVDVHRASVMSKMKAKNLPHLVRMALAVDFEPSSRP
- the hemN gene encoding oxygen-independent coproporphyrinogen III oxidase; protein product: MQSALIVKYGEERLPRYTSYPTSPCFTPDVDDSTYGDWLTAVPLEKAASLYVHIPFCRSMCWYCGCHTTITRGDRPIVDYLQMLREEICLVSARTKAPINIDHLHFGGGTPTIMGPKKLLGLIELLHEHFGFTDSTQIALEIDPRTLDQEMATVLGEAGIHRASVGVQTFDPVVQKAINRIQNIEQTMQAVSHLRRAGVDSINFDLVYGLPHQTVKSCIETTKAAIEMCPDRFAVFGYAHVPSFKKHQRLIDEVALADAESRIAQAEAIAENLLAAGYRRIGIDHFARPGDSLAIAQANGQLHRNFQGYTTDACETLIGFGASAIGRMAGGYVQNEIHPGRYAKRIVSGRLAITKGYRSSAEDRLRASVIERLMCDFQVDVPALAAVQGLESGALLDGNVRLAMLEADGILENTGGVIRLREEGRFLIRAVAAAFDSYLLQSARNYSKTA
- a CDS encoding helix-turn-helix domain-containing protein, with the translated sequence MHANVKTAVPSCAMPAKIVRAQIPRAHSIVTCQRGEQIYAEGDATDKCFQVSAGAVRVSRVFANGGRQVVSFHLAGEMFGFEAGPQHRFFAEAIAETRMAVFERGPVQQHLPELLALAVDGMERAQEHLVVIGRQSAIERVALFLTDLSNRLGGTRQLTLAMSRQDIADYLALTIETVSRAITELRERSVIALRHARIVYIMNPDALRSLCGDAASPSEPARAG
- the fixL gene encoding oxygen sensor histidine kinase FixL translates to MATAPNPLVDDGVRSQSVGRTTRIGKMFVRWRGKPIAGYIIVAAPLGVLALRLALSQFISDNLTLLSFTPAILIVAMVGGLKPIVLSAGASLASAVFVQRLHDAADPTVVELVFFGASVLLIACMGEALQATRHAIVKFETVVTARDVHLRSILDTVPDAAVVSTSDGTIVSFNTAAIRQFGYAEQEVIGENLRILMPEPHRGDHDGYMQRYLKTGEKRIIGIDRVVVGRRNDGSTFPLELTVGEMESGGERFFTGFIRDLTEREESAARLEGIQAELARLARLGEMGEMASILAHELNQPLSAIANYACGCTRLLRDRNNTVATEMRDALQEIASQSLRAGQIIKHLKGLITKGETERAPEDIRKVVKEAGALALVGCRENGVRTVFEYVPGAEMVMVDRVQVEQVLINLMRNAIEAMRHVEHRELTIRTMPTEAGEVAVIVEDTGGGIPEEIAAELFKPFVTTKASGMGIGLSISKRIVEAHGGEMTVSKNAAGGAAFQFTLPAYVEGKTDETN